TGGTTCTGATCATTCCCTTCTTCTTCCTAATCTTCTTATTCTTATCCCAGTTAAGGATTTCTTTTCCTTTTGTAATGCATTTTTCTAAGTCCCCAGTATTACTAAGGGTTATTTTATCTTGGGTAGGGGATAGATCCCCAGGTTTAATGGCATTCATCCTCCTTAGCTCCAAAGGATCTATATTGAGCTCTTGGGCAAGTTTGTTCATAGCCATTTCTATCCCAAAGGTACTTACACTATGACCAAAGCCACGGAAGGATGTAGCATAGGAGTGATTGGTATATACGGCATGAGAATCACAGTGGATATTTTCGATATTGTAGGGGCCTGAACAATCAGTAGCTATGGCTTTAGCCATTCTAGGTCCAGTATCTGAATAGGCGCCACAACTGGTATAGTAAATACACTCCAATGCCTTTATCTTTCCCTCTTTCGTAGCCCCTAATCGTATTTTTCCTTCTGCCCCCAGTTTGGAAGGAGTGCTATTCATATCCTGTTCTCTAGAATTTGCTATTCGCACCATCCGTCCCTTTACTGCGTGGGAAGCGAGAAAGGCTAAAAACTCTATACTCACCGTAGCCTTTCCTCCAAAAGCTCCTCCCACTAAGGGAGTATGTACAACAATCTTTCCTTCATCAATGCCATAAGCCTTGGCTATTTCTTCTTTTACGGCAAAGGGGGCTTGGGTGGAGGTATGTATATTGACAATCCCATCAGGGGATATGCTGCTACTTGCATTTCTCGTTTCCATAGCTAAATGGTCAGAGGAAGGCATGGAAAAATTGTATTCTATGAGATTATCACACTGACTCCAATCATAAGGGGCATTACCCTTTCTAATCTTAATGTGATCACAAATATTGCTATGGGCAAGGGGAGAAACTCCTGAATCTGGACAGAAATATTCCCCTAGGTTTTCATGAATTAGAGTAGCTCCTTGCTTTATAGCATCCTGAATGGAATTTACTACAGGTAGGGGTTGGTATTCTACTTCTACTAATTGGGTAGCAGCCATAGCATTTTCCTCACTGTCAGCTACTATCAAGGCCACTGCTTCTCCGTAATATCTTACTTTGTCCTTGGCTATGGGTGGTCTATCTGTTATCATTGATCCCGTTAATACAGAAAAGTATTTTCCTGTTATTACAGCTTTAACACCCTTATAATTTTCCGCTTTAGAAGTATCTATGTTTTTTATCAATGCATGGGCGTGAGGTGAAGTAACAATCCTAGCATGTAAAATATCCTGAGGTACTGTATCTCCGGTATATTTAGCATTGCCCGTTACCTTGTCCCAAGCATCTTTCCTTGTTGAACTGACTCCGATTTGTGGAGTATGGCGCATGGGCGGTCTCTCCTTTGGTATTAATTATCATCTTAAAAATTATGTAATATCTACTAATATTTCCATATGAAATTTTTATATACCAAGGGGGTAGTGAAGAGAGTCTAAAATTCTCAAAATAAAAATAATATTTGGAAATTTTCATATATCTAAAATACAAAAAAGTTTTTGAGACAGATGTAGTTATAACTTTTATATCAATGATAGTAGTCCTAAGAAACATTAATAGTATGAAATGATTTACATAAAGTTTAACTTCCATTTTGTCTCTATTAAAGGAAGCATCATTGATATTATGGAAAAAAGAGATAAGATATTTACATTCCACTCTGGTTCTATTAAAATAATCTCTTCTGGGTTTGCAGCAGTCGTACCGACTAAATTTACATTCCACTTTGGTTCTATTAAAACAACTTCTACTTTGCTTTCATTAGCAAAAACATTACTATTTACATTCCACTTTGGTTCTATTAAAACGAAGTGGTACCGCTCATTTCATTCAGACCCTTGAAGATTTACATTCCACTTTGGTTCTATTAAAACTCTTCGCAGTAAGGACACTCTCCTTCTACATAAGTATTTACATTCCACTTTGGTTCTATTAAAACTATACATACTATTTCCAGGTTCACTACATATCATTTCCATTTACATTCCACTTTGGTTCTATTAAAGCAACAAAAGAAGATCAATTGAAGCACAAGGTTTTAAATTTACATTCCACTTTGGTTCTATTAAAACTTTAATGGGACTGGTGTTTCACAGGTACGATAACAAAATTTACATTCCACTTTGGTTCTATTAAAACTTGACTTCTTTTGTGAATGTTTATGGTAATCTGAAAATGCAATAAATGGCAGTCAAAAATACAAAAAGTAATTGCCAGTACTAACCTAACAATATACCCTATTAAGTGACTAAGCTTATAGGGGAGGAAAGGAAGTGCTGACAATTACTCAAGTCAATTATATCCGAGAACTGTTCTTTTTGGAAGGTAAAACCTACTCAGAAATTATCAAAATGACTGAAAAAAACTATCGCACTGTTAAAAAGTATATTGAAATGGATGATTTCAACCAACACTGCCATAAAGCTAAAAGACCAAATAAGTCTGATGCCCTAAGACCTATCATACGAAAGTGGTTAACCGAGGATAAATCGAGACATCACAAGCAAAGACATACTGCAAAGAGGATCTATGATCGGCTTAAGGAAGAACATCCAGATATTTTAAAGGTCTCAGACAGAACCGTAAGAAATATTGTTAGAGAAGAAAAAAGAAAGGTATTTGCCTCAGATGATGCCTATCTTCTCTTGGATCACCCAGGCGGTGAAGCACAGGTTGACTTTGGAAGCTTTGAAGCATTTGAAAACGGTTCTATTGGAAGGTTTCACCATCTTATCTTGTCTTTCCCAAAATCAAACGCAGGCTTTGCAGTGGCAGCAAGGAGTGAAACAAGAGAAGCTCTCCTTGAAGGTCTTGCTACAATATTTAACTTTATAGGCTACGTGCCAAGCAGCATATGGTTTGACCAAATGTCATCAGCAGCTCTTAAAGCCAAGGACGAGAAAGGCCGCGTTAAAGTGGCAGATTTCATAACGCGCTTTTCAACTCACTACGGGTTTACCATAAAGTTTTGTAATCCAGCCAGTGGAAATGAAAAAGGTAATGTAGAGAACAAAGTAGGTACCATCAGACGAAATTTGTTTGTCCCAGAGCCTACTATCC
The sequence above is a segment of the Irregularibacter muris genome. Coding sequences within it:
- a CDS encoding xanthine dehydrogenase family protein molybdopterin-binding subunit, whose product is MRHTPQIGVSSTRKDAWDKVTGNAKYTGDTVPQDILHARIVTSPHAHALIKNIDTSKAENYKGVKAVITGKYFSVLTGSMITDRPPIAKDKVRYYGEAVALIVADSEENAMAATQLVEVEYQPLPVVNSIQDAIKQGATLIHENLGEYFCPDSGVSPLAHSNICDHIKIRKGNAPYDWSQCDNLIEYNFSMPSSDHLAMETRNASSSISPDGIVNIHTSTQAPFAVKEEIAKAYGIDEGKIVVHTPLVGGAFGGKATVSIEFLAFLASHAVKGRMVRIANSREQDMNSTPSKLGAEGKIRLGATKEGKIKALECIYYTSCGAYSDTGPRMAKAIATDCSGPYNIENIHCDSHAVYTNHSYATSFRGFGHSVSTFGIEMAMNKLAQELNIDPLELRRMNAIKPGDLSPTQDKITLSNTGDLEKCITKGKEILNWDKNKKIRKKKGMIRTIGVSCFWKTSSSPPSATSGVVLTLNTDGTINLNFGATEIGPGMKTTMAQILAEKMKMKVEQIYVYMDVNTQISPKHWKTVASMTTFMVGNAVIDAAEDLIRQIKEVSSIVLRCNPESLDVQEKRVFLKKNPDVFVEFKDIVHGYQYPNQSSVYGQLIGRGNYIMERLIPLDKETGKGKSGVSWTVGVQAVEIEYDPKLYTYRLLRAVTVADIGKVINPKMARGVVMGGMSMGLGLATREEFLYGDSGTLENTSLRTYKVMHFGEQPQYEVEFIETPQIDAPFGARGIGEDGILGIPSAFAHAISKAAEEDFHQLPISPENIWKSKTGGRYDTL
- the istA gene encoding IS21 family transposase, with product MLTITQVNYIRELFFLEGKTYSEIIKMTEKNYRTVKKYIEMDDFNQHCHKAKRPNKSDALRPIIRKWLTEDKSRHHKQRHTAKRIYDRLKEEHPDILKVSDRTVRNIVREEKRKVFASDDAYLLLDHPGGEAQVDFGSFEAFENGSIGRFHHLILSFPKSNAGFAVAARSETREALLEGLATIFNFIGYVPSSIWFDQMSSAALKAKDEKGRVKVADFITRFSTHYGFTIKFCNPASGNEKGNVENKVGTIRRNLFVPEPTILDIKAFNTMLLEKCLKRNKEIHYRFKEPIEKLFEEEKSLMAPVNKVPFDTAKYETRKVNKYGLIHYLACCYSVSPKYVGQSVVLKVMANEIEIFSKDLSQRITHHQRLFEKGSESINYIDFIDIIKIRPNALKYSGIYSLLPDSWQTYLHSLNRDCLKKAFDVLKVILLEDDMGYADKVLRETKKHDSISPEAIAVT